In Azotosporobacter soli, one DNA window encodes the following:
- a CDS encoding NAD(P)/FAD-dependent oxidoreductase: protein MTKKPVFDIAVIGGGPAGLSAALTGRIRNKQVALFEHRSFSQKLQKAHTVENYLGLPELSGQEMMRQFADHCLKHQPTLIKEKVMNIFPGNEMFTLLTPDATYEAKTIILTTGVTSAVLLGGERELLGRGVSYCATCDGMLYRGRDVAVISYTPEGESEADYLSEICLNVHYLPQYKETPCVNDKVEVLHSKPLEVVGKQTVDELITDKGTLKVDGVFILRHSDPVENILPGLELGAGDVILVKRDMATNIPGVFAAGDCTGKPWQIAKATGEGLVAVFSAIQYLDQQSRKTADGASDKIQKNV from the coding sequence ATGACGAAGAAACCAGTCTTTGATATAGCCGTCATCGGCGGCGGACCGGCCGGACTATCGGCCGCGCTGACCGGACGCATCCGAAATAAACAGGTGGCGCTCTTTGAGCACCGCAGTTTCAGCCAAAAATTGCAGAAGGCGCATACGGTGGAAAATTATCTGGGCCTGCCGGAGCTAAGCGGACAGGAGATGATGCGACAGTTCGCCGACCATTGCCTGAAACATCAGCCGACGCTGATCAAGGAAAAGGTGATGAATATTTTCCCCGGCAATGAAATGTTTACCTTGCTGACGCCCGACGCGACCTATGAGGCGAAGACGATCATCCTGACCACCGGCGTGACCAGTGCGGTACTGCTTGGCGGCGAACGTGAACTGCTCGGCCGCGGCGTGAGCTATTGCGCCACTTGTGACGGCATGCTCTACCGGGGTCGCGATGTGGCGGTTATTTCGTATACGCCGGAGGGCGAGTCCGAGGCCGATTATCTCAGCGAAATCTGCCTGAATGTGCATTATCTGCCGCAGTACAAAGAAACGCCTTGCGTCAATGACAAGGTGGAAGTGCTGCACAGCAAACCGCTTGAAGTCGTCGGCAAGCAGACGGTGGATGAACTGATCACCGACAAGGGGACGCTGAAAGTGGATGGCGTATTCATCCTGCGGCATTCCGATCCGGTGGAAAACATCCTGCCGGGACTCGAACTAGGCGCAGGCGATGTGATTTTGGTAAAACGGGACATGGCGACGAATATTCCCGGCGTATTCGCGGCGGGCGACTGCACCGGCAAGCCCTGGCAGATCGCCAAGGCGACCGGCGAAGGCCTGGTCGCGGTATTCAGCGCGATCCAGTATCTCGATCAGCAAAGCCGGAAAACGGCGGACGGGGCGAGCGATAAAATTCAAAAGAATGTTTAA
- a CDS encoding sensor histidine kinase encodes MSNGELLLEMVERMSVAATIAFLLSQTAVFRRLVYRQGRSRDRLLLSAVFGLLGIFGTYAGIPVNDALANSRVIGVMAAGLTGGTSMGLLAGLIAGGHRFFLGGFTALACAVANLSEGLLAGFVQRRFGGAPVPWWAALLAGMVGEMMQMGIILLLARPFDAAQRLVGEIALPMIVANSIGLAIFMLIIKSVMDVQDRAGAEQSRKALDIATKTLPYLRRGLDEASGLATAQIIFAAGGYDAVAVTNEVKVLAYIGAEEHHHCQPHYNGLTAATRHVLAEGKTYIAQNAESIGCSCTGCRLASAMVVPLKRGERVVGTLKLYYTRPEAISQVDMLFADGLAHLFSTQLELAEIDRQAKLTAKAELRALQAQINPHFFFNTLNTITSLVRTKPEQARELLLKLGAIFRYNLHKAGTFISVAEEMEQVNAYLAIEKARHGDKLCVREDVAESAKACRLPALTVQPLVENAIRHGLQPKENGGTVWIRVSDEGEQVCVQVSDDGVGIDLARQHPLLTPDAASIGLVNVHERLRGMFGAAFGLTLESRPGAGTTVSLRLPKGGGEGDEHA; translated from the coding sequence ATGAGCAACGGAGAATTATTGCTGGAGATGGTGGAACGGATGAGCGTCGCCGCGACCATCGCCTTTTTGCTGTCGCAGACCGCGGTTTTTAGACGTTTGGTTTATCGACAGGGACGAAGCAGGGATCGACTGCTCTTAAGTGCGGTATTCGGTCTCTTGGGCATCTTCGGTACCTATGCGGGAATTCCGGTCAACGATGCGCTGGCCAATTCGCGGGTTATCGGCGTCATGGCAGCGGGCTTGACCGGGGGAACGTCGATGGGCCTGCTGGCCGGACTAATTGCCGGCGGGCATCGCTTCTTTCTCGGCGGTTTCACGGCGCTCGCCTGTGCGGTCGCCAATCTGAGCGAAGGTTTGTTGGCCGGATTTGTCCAGCGGCGCTTCGGCGGCGCCCCGGTACCCTGGTGGGCGGCTTTGCTTGCGGGCATGGTCGGCGAGATGATGCAGATGGGCATCATTCTGCTCTTGGCAAGGCCGTTTGATGCGGCGCAACGTCTGGTCGGAGAGATTGCGCTGCCGATGATCGTCGCCAATTCGATCGGTTTGGCCATCTTCATGCTGATCATCAAGAGCGTGATGGATGTTCAGGATCGCGCTGGGGCGGAGCAATCGCGCAAGGCGCTCGATATCGCGACTAAGACGCTGCCTTATTTGCGGCGCGGCCTCGACGAGGCTTCCGGTCTGGCCACTGCACAGATCATCTTTGCCGCGGGCGGCTATGACGCGGTCGCGGTGACGAATGAAGTCAAGGTGTTGGCGTATATCGGCGCGGAAGAACATCATCACTGCCAGCCGCATTACAATGGCTTGACCGCCGCGACGCGTCACGTATTGGCGGAGGGTAAAACCTACATTGCGCAAAACGCGGAGTCGATAGGCTGTTCCTGTACCGGTTGCCGTTTGGCGTCGGCGATGGTCGTGCCGCTCAAACGGGGCGAGCGCGTCGTCGGAACGCTGAAGCTTTACTATACGCGTCCGGAGGCGATCAGCCAGGTGGATATGCTCTTTGCGGACGGCTTGGCGCATCTCTTTTCCACGCAGCTGGAACTGGCCGAAATCGACCGTCAGGCGAAACTGACCGCCAAAGCGGAACTGCGCGCGCTGCAGGCGCAGATCAATCCGCATTTTTTCTTCAATACGCTGAATACGATTACGTCACTGGTGCGGACGAAACCGGAACAGGCGCGCGAATTGCTGCTCAAGCTCGGCGCCATCTTTCGCTATAACCTGCATAAGGCGGGGACGTTCATCAGTGTGGCCGAAGAAATGGAGCAGGTGAATGCTTATCTTGCGATTGAAAAGGCGCGACATGGCGACAAATTGTGCGTGCGCGAGGACGTGGCGGAGTCGGCCAAGGCCTGCCGCTTGCCTGCGCTGACCGTGCAGCCGTTGGTCGAGAATGCGATTCGCCACGGGCTGCAGCCGAAGGAAAACGGCGGTACGGTCTGGATCCGCGTGAGCGATGAAGGAGAGCAGGTCTGCGTTCAGGTGAGTGATGACGGCGTCGGAATCGACTTGGCGCGGCAGCATCCGCTGCTGACGCCGGATGCGGCGAGCATCGGACTGGTTAACGTGCATGAACGGCTACGCGGCATGTTCGGCGCAGCCTTCGGCCTGACGCTCGAAAGCCGCCCGGGGGCGGGAACGACTGTTTCGTTGCGTTTGCCGAAGGGCGGCGGAGAGGGGGATGAGCATGCTTAA
- a CDS encoding LytTR family DNA-binding domain-containing protein, protein MLKAIIVDDEAPARDELAYLLGKESGVEVVGEADGGAAAVTLAAQVKPDVVFLDIEMRGMNGLETARVLRGVVPKALVVFATAYDSYALQAFELGVVDYLLKPFEEERVHLTAKRLQNYRPEEWKEANQRLDAELERSRVRVNKLAVEKDGKIVLIQYDELVCAQAQGKSVTVLTANSEYAYNGSLGELEQRLRATTAMRVHKSFLVNLDKVSEVVPWFKGTYWLRLTGRPELEIPVSKSQIKELKEALGLC, encoded by the coding sequence ATGCTTAAAGCGATTATCGTCGACGACGAAGCGCCGGCCAGAGATGAACTGGCTTATTTACTGGGGAAGGAAAGCGGCGTCGAAGTGGTCGGCGAGGCCGACGGCGGAGCCGCTGCTGTGACGCTGGCGGCCCAGGTCAAGCCGGATGTCGTGTTTCTCGATATCGAGATGCGCGGCATGAACGGCCTCGAAACGGCGCGCGTGCTGCGCGGTGTGGTGCCGAAGGCGCTCGTTGTCTTCGCCACCGCCTATGACAGTTATGCGCTGCAGGCTTTTGAACTTGGCGTCGTCGACTATCTGCTAAAGCCATTCGAAGAAGAGCGCGTCCATCTGACGGCTAAGCGTCTACAAAACTACCGACCGGAAGAGTGGAAAGAGGCGAACCAGCGCCTTGACGCCGAATTGGAACGCAGTCGGGTGCGGGTGAACAAGCTGGCGGTGGAAAAGGACGGCAAGATTGTCCTGATCCAATATGACGAATTGGTTTGTGCGCAGGCGCAGGGAAAAAGCGTGACCGTGCTGACCGCGAACAGCGAATATGCCTATAACGGCAGTCTGGGCGAACTCGAACAGCGCTTGCGTGCCACGACCGCGATGCGCGTGCATAAAAGTTTTCTCGTCAATCTCGATAAGGTCAGCGAAGTGGTGCCCTGGTTCAAAGGAACCTATTGGCTGCGCCTTACCGGTCGTCCGGAACTCGAGATCCCGGTTAGCAAAAGTCAGATCAAGGAATTGAAAGAAGCGCTCGGTCTTTGTTAG
- a CDS encoding carbon starvation protein A, translating to MNAIYLVIIAALVLTLAYRYYGAFMAAKVLTLDASRTTPAVRHNDGRDYVPTNKWVTFGHHFAAIAGAGPLVGPVLAAQFGYLPGTIWLLIGAVFAGAVHDMVILFASVRHDGLSVAEIAKKEIGKASGLATSVAVLFILVITMAGLAIAVVNALYDSPWGTFTVAVTIPIAIFVGLYLRYLRPGQIGEASFIGVSLVLIGVFVGPMVQNSWLAPYFTFSRGQLSILLAAYGFVAAALPVWLLLAPRDYLSTYMKIGTILALALGIVIVQPEIQMPALTPFINGGGPIIPGPVWPYMFITIACGAISGFHSLIATGTTPKMLTSEAEIRAVGFGGMLVESFVALMALIAATSLVPADYFAINTVPAVFAKLNMQIQDLPMLSQMVGENVAGRPGGAVSLAVGMAHIFSKIPGLESMLAFWYHFAIMFEALFILTTIDAGTRVGRYLLQELGGMVYKPLKNTHWIPGIVLTSGGMSFAWGYLVYGGSISTIWPLFGVANQLLASMALAIGTTVLFRMGKGRYTWTTITPMCFLAVTTVAAGYLNITTNYLPQKNYLLAGASAIMIVLVVFVIADSIRVWQQIRNEQNQKPQLQQKAI from the coding sequence ATGAATGCGATTTATCTGGTTATCATTGCAGCGTTGGTATTGACGCTGGCCTATCGTTACTATGGCGCTTTTATGGCGGCCAAAGTTCTGACGCTCGACGCTTCGCGCACGACGCCTGCGGTGCGTCACAACGACGGGCGCGATTATGTACCGACCAACAAATGGGTGACGTTCGGGCATCATTTCGCCGCGATCGCGGGCGCCGGTCCGCTGGTTGGCCCGGTTCTGGCCGCTCAGTTCGGTTATCTGCCGGGTACGATCTGGCTTTTGATCGGCGCGGTCTTCGCCGGTGCAGTGCATGACATGGTCATCCTTTTTGCCTCGGTCCGGCATGACGGATTGTCGGTGGCGGAAATCGCCAAAAAGGAAATCGGCAAGGCTTCCGGCCTCGCGACCAGCGTCGCGGTTCTCTTCATTCTCGTCATCACGATGGCGGGGCTTGCGATTGCGGTAGTCAACGCATTGTACGACAGTCCGTGGGGTACGTTTACCGTCGCGGTGACGATTCCGATCGCTATTTTTGTCGGTCTGTATCTGCGCTATCTGCGCCCCGGCCAGATCGGCGAAGCGTCGTTCATCGGCGTCAGTCTGGTCCTGATCGGCGTTTTTGTCGGTCCGATGGTGCAAAACTCTTGGCTTGCGCCGTATTTTACCTTCAGCCGCGGTCAGCTTTCGATTCTGCTCGCCGCGTACGGCTTCGTCGCGGCGGCGCTGCCGGTCTGGCTGCTTCTCGCGCCGCGCGACTATCTTAGCACTTACATGAAGATCGGCACGATTTTAGCGCTGGCTCTGGGCATCGTCATTGTCCAGCCGGAAATTCAAATGCCTGCGCTGACGCCGTTTATCAACGGCGGCGGCCCGATCATTCCGGGACCGGTTTGGCCGTATATGTTCATCACAATCGCCTGCGGCGCGATTTCCGGTTTCCATTCGTTGATCGCCACCGGCACGACGCCGAAGATGCTGACCAGCGAAGCGGAAATCCGTGCGGTCGGCTTCGGCGGCATGCTGGTCGAATCCTTCGTCGCGTTGATGGCTTTGATTGCAGCGACCAGCCTGGTGCCTGCCGATTATTTTGCGATCAATACCGTACCGGCTGTCTTTGCCAAGCTGAATATGCAGATTCAGGACTTGCCGATGCTCTCGCAAATGGTGGGCGAAAATGTTGCCGGACGTCCGGGCGGAGCGGTATCGCTCGCGGTCGGCATGGCGCATATCTTCTCCAAGATTCCCGGTCTCGAAAGCATGTTGGCGTTCTGGTATCATTTCGCGATCATGTTTGAGGCTTTGTTCATCCTGACGACGATCGACGCCGGAACGCGCGTCGGCCGTTACTTGCTGCAGGAACTGGGCGGCATGGTATACAAACCGCTGAAAAATACGCATTGGATTCCCGGCATTGTCCTGACCAGCGGCGGGATGTCGTTTGCCTGGGGCTACCTAGTCTATGGCGGTTCCATCTCGACAATCTGGCCGCTGTTCGGCGTAGCGAACCAACTGCTGGCCAGCATGGCTTTGGCGATCGGTACGACGGTGCTGTTCAGAATGGGCAAAGGGCGTTATACTTGGACGACGATTACGCCGATGTGTTTCCTGGCGGTAACCACCGTTGCGGCCGGTTATCTCAATATCACGACGAATTATCTGCCGCAGAAAAATTATCTGCTGGCCGGCGCCAGTGCGATTATGATCGTGCTTGTGGTCTTCGTCATTGCCGATTCGATTCGCGTTTGGCAACAGATCCGCAATGAGCAAAATCAGAAACCGCAGTTGCAACAAAAAGCAATATAG
- a CDS encoding zinc-ribbon domain-containing protein, which yields MKLTVECPECNADFKVDVEALAKKVAPLKCASCGMTAAPDIQTAYENVGKSLSDLCCCCDETAEQWLPKQVESVKQVKGK from the coding sequence GTGAAATTAACTGTAGAGTGTCCCGAATGCAATGCCGATTTCAAGGTCGATGTTGAAGCGCTGGCTAAAAAAGTAGCACCGCTGAAATGCGCCAGTTGCGGCATGACCGCCGCTCCCGACATCCAGACTGCTTATGAAAATGTCGGCAAAAGCCTCTCCGATCTTTGCTGCTGCTGCGACGAAACCGCCGAGCAATGGCTGCCAAAACAAGTGGAATCGGTAAAACAAGTAAAAGGCAAATAA